A stretch of the Cheilinus undulatus linkage group 11, ASM1832078v1, whole genome shotgun sequence genome encodes the following:
- the slc38a5b gene encoding sodium-coupled neutral amino acid transporter 5b codes for MELQKLSNGNHHIDVEVTLDGGVAPEEEKFLQHKSDGAKTAQFTDFEGKTSFGMSVFNLSNAIMGSGILGLSYAMSNTGIVLFLILLMCIACLSCYSIHLLLTSAGVVGIRAYEQLGLRAFGHPGKILAAVIITLHNIGAMSSYLFIVKSELPLVIQAFLGQTSTSDDWFMNGNYLIIIVTLGIILPLTLMKHLGYLGYTSGFSLSCMVFFLSSVIYKRFNIPCPLEVFVNASMDATAPEDMCTARFFTVNQETAYTIPILAFAFVCHPEVLPIYTELSNPTKRRMQNIGNVSILGMFVMYFLTAVFGYLTFYSNTEAELLHTYSKVDPLDTLILCVRLAVLVAVTLTVPVVLFPIRRALLQLLFPGKPFHWVRHIIIAVCLLFAVNLLVILVPNIRDIFGITGATTAPSLIFILPGLFYIRIIPTDQEPMKSRPKIQAACFTALGFIFMTMSLTFIGLDWTSGEKRSLGGH; via the exons ATGGAGCTGCAGAAGTTATCAAATGGAAACCACCACATTGACGTTGAAGTGACTCTGGATGGAGG GGTTGCACCTGAGGAGGAAAAGTTCCTGCAGCACAAGAGTGATGGAGCGAAGACAGCTCAGTTCACAGAC TTTGAGGGTAAAACCTCTTTTGGGATGTCCGTCTTCAACCTGAGTAACGCCATCATGGGCAGCGGCATCCTGGGTCTGTCGTACGCCATGTCAAACACTGGGATCGTCCTCTTCCT GATCCTGCTGATGTGTATCGCCTGTTTGTCCTGTTACTCCATCCATCTGCTGCTGACCAGCGCAGGAGTTGTGG gtaTTCGTGCGTACGAGCAGCTCGGTCTGAGAGCTTTCGGTCATCCTGGAAAGATTCTGGCAGCCGTCATCATCACGCTTCACAACATTGGAG CCATGTCCAGCTACCTGTTCATCGTCAAATCTGAGCTACCGCTGGTTATACAAGCTTTTCTCGGCCAGACGTCCACCTCTGA TGACTGGTTCATGAATGGAAACTACCTCATCATCATCGTCACGCTGGGCATCATCCTCCCTCTGACCCTGATGAAACACCTTG GATATCTTGGATATACGAGCggcttctctctctcctgtatGGTCTTCTTCCTCTCTTCG GTCATCTACAAAAGATTCAACATcccctgtcctctggaggttttTGTGAATGCATCCATGGACGCCACGGCCCCAGAAGACATGTGCACGGCCAGATTCTTCACCGTCAACCAAGAG ACGGCGTACACCATCCCCATCCTGGCATTTGCCTTTGTCTGTCACCCTGAGGTGCTTCCCATCTACACGGAGCTGAGCAA CCCAACGAAGAGGAGAATGCAGAATATCGGGAATGTCTCCATCCTGGGAATGTTCGTCATGTACTTCCTCACCGCTGTATTTGGATATCTGACCTTCTACA GCAACACCGAGGCCGAGCTCCTCCACACCTACAGTAAGGTCGACCCTCTGGACACCCTCATCCTCTGTGTTCGTCTGGCCGTCCTGGTGGCTGTGACTCTGACTGTCCCTGTGGTCCTGTTTCCT ATCCGTCGTGCCCTCCTCCAGCTGCTGTTCCCAGGAAAACCCTTCCACTGGGTCCGTCACATTATCATCGCCGTGTGTCTGCTGTTCGCCGTCAACCTGCTGGTCATCCTCGTCCCCAACATCAGAGACATCTTTGGCATTACTG GGGCGACCACTGCTCCCAGTCTGATCTTCATCCTCCCTGGACTGTTTTACATCCGGATCATCCCCACTGACCAGGAACCCATGAAGTCCAGACCAAAAATCCAG GCTGCGTGCTTCACAGCTCTGGGTTTCATCTTCATGACCATGAGTCTGACCTTCATCGGGCTCGATTGGACGAGCGGAGAAAAGCGAAGTCTGGGCGGTCATTAA